From a region of the Alphaproteobacteria bacterium genome:
- a CDS encoding thermonuclease family protein, whose product MQSKILQIDVRLRWNFVRIAALALCSWMIASCGVVHSKPSQSVFVIDGDTVQSDHHHYRLLGFDTPEVGPRAHCAEEDALGKRASARLHEIVEAGEIKLVEHPCTCLPGTEGTSTCNYGRRCAVLLSHGKDVAKTLIEEGLARPYICDGEHCPQRSDWCH is encoded by the coding sequence ATGCAGTCAAAGATTCTTCAGATCGATGTTCGCCTCCGTTGGAATTTCGTGCGTATCGCCGCGCTCGCGCTGTGCAGCTGGATGATCGCGTCATGCGGCGTGGTTCACTCAAAACCGTCACAGTCGGTCTTCGTGATTGATGGTGACACAGTGCAAAGTGATCATCATCATTATCGCCTGCTTGGCTTCGACACTCCGGAAGTTGGCCCTCGTGCTCACTGCGCAGAGGAGGATGCATTAGGCAAACGTGCGAGCGCGCGTCTTCATGAGATCGTCGAGGCTGGAGAGATCAAGCTCGTAGAGCATCCCTGCACTTGCCTGCCCGGCACCGAAGGGACTTCAACGTGTAACTACGGCCGACGTTGCGCAGTCCTTCTGTCACACGGAAAGGACGTCGCGAAGACATTGATCGAGGAAGGTCTTGCCCGGCCTTATATTTGTGATGGCGAGCATTGCCCACAACGTAGCGATTGGTGTCACTGA
- a CDS encoding DNA-binding protein: MLPNTSTQLPSAVLMQINDALADDVLRGAEAIAHFIYGDSRQRRKVYHLAETSRLPIFRLGSVLCARRTVLLNWITEQEQRGYAQPRKAA, from the coding sequence ATGTTACCAAATACTTCGACCCAATTGCCGTCGGCGGTTCTGATGCAGATTAACGATGCCCTTGCAGACGATGTGCTGCGCGGCGCAGAGGCGATTGCTCATTTCATTTATGGCGATAGCCGGCAGCGACGGAAGGTTTACCACCTCGCCGAGACCTCCCGCCTTCCGATCTTCCGGCTCGGATCGGTGCTGTGTGCGCGCCGCACGGTCCTGCTCAACTGGATCACAGAACAAGAGCAACGCGGTTATGCGCAGCCGCGCAAAGCTGCCTAA
- a CDS encoding nucleotidyltransferase domain-containing protein encodes MRGPILEFDGNQRRHVLNVQQQFAAWREDRRALRRIGGMHWKTGGNGQRYLYATNGRKEKSLGVKSEETEAIYKAHGDRVEELRARIEKSADLLDRSARVSKALYLGRVPTIAAKILRKLDDEGWLDGQLMVAGTNALFAYEFGTGVLVGEDLIATEDLDLLWDPRHRLSFVSADESSVSVLGLIKQVDRSFRKRRPYQAINDDSYLVDVIRPVQPNEMFKEPPKLTKGADEFDPSPIEGLAWLVSAPRYEQIAIAEDGWPVRIVTIDPRAYALHKVWLSKRSQRESLKRRRDLAQAKAVAELAVHWLNLRFDGSDLSALPVELLDGMAELKGLT; translated from the coding sequence GTGAGAGGTCCTATTTTAGAGTTCGATGGCAATCAGCGTCGGCATGTTCTGAATGTTCAGCAGCAATTTGCGGCATGGCGCGAGGATCGTCGTGCCTTGCGCCGTATCGGCGGCATGCACTGGAAGACGGGCGGCAATGGCCAGCGCTATCTCTACGCAACAAACGGACGCAAAGAAAAATCCCTCGGAGTGAAATCCGAAGAGACCGAAGCGATCTATAAGGCGCACGGCGATCGCGTCGAGGAACTCCGCGCGCGCATCGAGAAATCAGCGGACCTGCTCGATCGAAGCGCGCGCGTCAGCAAGGCACTCTATCTTGGCCGGGTGCCAACCATCGCCGCGAAGATCCTGCGCAAGCTCGATGATGAAGGATGGCTCGATGGACAATTGATGGTTGCCGGCACCAACGCCTTGTTCGCTTATGAGTTCGGGACCGGCGTTCTCGTCGGCGAAGATCTGATCGCGACGGAAGACCTCGATCTGCTTTGGGACCCTCGCCATCGCTTGTCTTTTGTATCCGCCGATGAATCGTCCGTAAGTGTGCTCGGCCTTATCAAGCAGGTCGATCGCTCATTCCGAAAGCGCAGACCCTATCAAGCGATCAACGATGACAGCTATCTTGTTGATGTCATCCGGCCCGTGCAGCCCAACGAGATGTTCAAAGAGCCGCCCAAGCTGACGAAGGGCGCTGACGAGTTCGATCCATCGCCCATCGAAGGCCTTGCCTGGCTGGTCAGCGCTCCGCGCTATGAGCAGATTGCGATCGCCGAAGATGGCTGGCCCGTTCGCATCGTCACGATCGATCCTCGCGCCTATGCGCTTCACAAAGTCTGGCTTTCCAAACGCAGCCAGCGCGAAAGCTTGAAACGACGTCGGGATCTTGCCCAGGCAAAGGCCGTCGCGGAACTTGCGGTGCACTGGCTGAACCTTCGCTTCGACGGAAGTGATCTGTCAGCGCTGCCCGTCGAGCTGCTTGATGGCATGGCAGAATTGAAGGGGCTCACCTGA
- a CDS encoding DUF2946 family protein, translating to MNAPSISLITRMRRATFINEGIAMLVMLMVLLKGFIPVGYMPDMEALQKGVVKITICTASGFEEKLVDSVDKTAPAKSHHATSDFCPFGWAPHAVTAPISVFLIPEIFLVPERLIAFQKLFLSKPHHTVASPRAPPAYT from the coding sequence ATGAATGCCCCGTCGATTTCACTGATAACCCGCATGCGCCGTGCAACCTTCATCAATGAAGGAATAGCAATGCTTGTGATGTTGATGGTATTGCTGAAGGGCTTTATACCCGTTGGTTACATGCCGGATATGGAGGCTTTGCAGAAGGGTGTTGTTAAAATTACCATCTGTACGGCATCTGGTTTTGAAGAAAAGTTGGTGGATAGCGTAGATAAAACCGCGCCAGCAAAATCGCACCACGCGACATCTGACTTCTGTCCATTTGGTTGGGCGCCCCATGCTGTTACTGCTCCCATTTCAGTATTTTTAATTCCCGAAATATTTTTGGTTCCTGAACGCCTTATCGCGTTTCAGAAACTGTTCCTAAGCAAACCGCACCATACGGTTGCCAGCCCGCGCGCGCCGCCGGCATATACCTAA
- a CDS encoding tyrosine-type recombinase/integrase — protein sequence MASVRKRKWKTKGETRFAWVVDFVGRDGKRGRQQFDTRAEADAYRITIEGDIHRGDYRAQAGSTTVQQAARLFLDHCHERMHRRERMTRHNLNVYEGHIANYIAPSVVRSSPRKRTRARSPFDKGLDDTTLRELTTGRVERFCDDLKKTDIAVPTIRKILGTLKQILRFAVSRDLVAINVARDVRVIGRRDQGARKIVPPSKEDMRLLIAAADEDFRVMLVVAAATGARAGEFHALRWKHVDLARGEVRIITRVDAYGSEDVTKTEAGMREVPLGSEVVAMLKDWKRRSKFTKPDDLVFTNERGNYVNHDNMVKRRFRPLFEKLQAAHEEDPVEHPRAPAYFNWHALRHFAISCWIEADLKPKTVQTFAGHSSLQVTMDRYGHLFKSEDHKATMDRIAKGVFGGDLKTKKNKALQAL from the coding sequence ATGGCGTCTGTGCGCAAACGCAAATGGAAAACCAAAGGTGAGACCCGCTTCGCATGGGTGGTCGACTTCGTCGGCCGCGATGGCAAACGTGGGCGCCAGCAGTTCGACACGCGCGCAGAAGCCGATGCTTACCGTATCACGATCGAAGGCGACATCCATCGCGGCGATTACCGCGCACAAGCCGGCTCCACAACGGTGCAGCAAGCGGCGCGGCTGTTCCTCGATCATTGCCACGAACGCATGCACCGGCGCGAACGCATGACGCGGCACAATCTCAATGTCTATGAAGGCCACATCGCGAACTACATCGCTCCCAGTGTTGTGCGAAGCTCGCCAAGAAAACGAACGAGAGCGCGTTCACCGTTCGACAAGGGTCTTGATGACACCACGCTACGTGAGCTCACGACCGGACGCGTCGAACGCTTCTGCGATGATCTCAAGAAGACCGACATCGCTGTACCCACCATTCGCAAGATCCTTGGGACACTCAAGCAGATCCTGCGCTTTGCCGTTAGCCGAGATCTGGTTGCCATCAACGTCGCTCGCGATGTGCGTGTGATCGGGCGCCGCGATCAGGGCGCGCGCAAGATCGTGCCGCCGAGCAAGGAAGATATGCGTCTGCTGATTGCTGCGGCCGATGAAGACTTCCGGGTGATGCTGGTGGTTGCCGCTGCGACAGGCGCCAGAGCCGGCGAATTCCACGCGCTGCGCTGGAAACATGTGGACCTTGCGAGAGGCGAGGTGCGAATCATCACGCGCGTTGATGCCTATGGCAGCGAAGACGTAACCAAGACGGAAGCAGGTATGCGCGAGGTGCCACTCGGCTCCGAAGTCGTTGCGATGCTCAAAGACTGGAAGCGTCGCTCGAAATTCACCAAGCCCGATGATCTCGTCTTCACGAATGAGCGCGGCAACTATGTCAATCATGACAACATGGTCAAACGCCGCTTCCGTCCGCTGTTTGAGAAGCTGCAGGCAGCACATGAGGAAGATCCGGTTGAGCATCCAAGGGCGCCAGCCTATTTTAACTGGCATGCGCTACGGCACTTCGCGATCTCGTGCTGGATCGAAGCTGACCTAAAGCCAAAGACGGTGCAGACCTTCGCTGGTCACAGCAGCTTGCAAGTCACGATGGACCGGTACGGTCACCTCTTCAAATCAGAAGATCATAAGGCGACGATGGACCGGATCGCCAAAGGCGTGTTTGGCGGTGATTTAAAAACCAAGAAAAACAAGGCATTACAGGCATTATAG
- a CDS encoding Rap1a/Tai family immunity protein, producing MRIITASVLFVAFIAISSLPNHASADDGPTGNKYFSTCENSRGAEKDACMVFLGGYIQGFYIGKAISLSIASDENVGDTWSTSDPPPCPPHDTKTQQAYDVLMNYLRAHPESRQADLSTLTWIALSQAWPCKSPFEVKNANDKDALRGILASMKLRPQPLCIGSFCMFWKSTAQLPSKP from the coding sequence ATGCGCATTATTACTGCATCAGTATTGTTTGTTGCCTTCATAGCCATATCGTCTTTGCCAAATCATGCAAGCGCCGACGATGGACCAACTGGTAATAAATATTTCTCAACATGCGAAAATTCACGCGGCGCCGAGAAGGATGCCTGCATGGTGTTTCTTGGCGGGTATATTCAAGGCTTTTATATTGGCAAAGCAATATCACTCAGTATTGCATCAGATGAGAATGTGGGTGACACGTGGAGCACAAGCGACCCGCCTCCCTGTCCTCCGCACGACACCAAGACACAGCAGGCGTATGATGTCTTGATGAACTACCTTCGCGCGCATCCAGAAAGTCGCCAAGCCGATCTGTCGACATTGACCTGGATCGCGCTGTCGCAAGCTTGGCCATGTAAGTCGCCATTTGAAGTCAAGAACGCGAACGACAAGGACGCATTGCGAGGCATTTTGGCGTCAATGAAGCTGCGCCCGCAGCCATTATGCATCGGTTCGTTTTGCATGTTCTGGAAGAGCACCGCGCAACTACCATCGAAGCCTTGA